In the genome of Prosthecobacter algae, one region contains:
- a CDS encoding ExbD/TolR family protein, whose translation MAGGGGGGDGEPEFQIAPMIDVLLVLLIFFMSITSAQVLRIDKDIKLPVAADAKKKEDKNTMFEAAINVRWIAARQESKIKLDDREMENEEIVNTLTQRKNSNPTYRVVIRGDRDVPAVEIQKVMALIAQSGIDDISFSALNKDS comes from the coding sequence ATGGCTGGAGGAGGAGGCGGTGGAGACGGAGAACCGGAGTTTCAAATTGCTCCGATGATTGACGTGCTTTTGGTGCTGCTCATTTTCTTTATGAGCATCACCTCGGCGCAGGTCTTGAGAATTGACAAGGACATCAAGCTGCCGGTGGCAGCCGATGCGAAGAAGAAGGAGGACAAGAACACCATGTTCGAGGCCGCCATCAACGTTCGCTGGATCGCCGCCAGGCAGGAGTCCAAAATCAAGCTCGACGACCGCGAGATGGAAAATGAGGAGATCGTGAATACGCTCACTCAACGCAAAAATAGCAATCCCACTTACCGGGTCGTCATTCGCGGAGATCGCGACGTGCCTGCGGTGGAGATTCAGAAAGTCATGGCGCTGATTGCCCAGTCGGGCATTGACGACATTTCCTTCTCAGCCCTCAACAAAGATTCCTGA
- a CDS encoding MotA/TolQ/ExbB proton channel family protein — protein MIQTLLRGFVRLSACALLLAGNLMVVAPMHAQEPAAPAAGEAAAPEVHQHTLMDRFREGGWVMYPLTLCSVALVWLTVDLWMRTALKNMAPPGQVSQVQDLFRAGDYVGAYQFAKNNNSYFADVSRVGLSFVGEGQNAVEEALFSELNKTNATIQTRINYLSVLGVCTPMIGLVGTVTGMMSAFATLGTSGVGDPSKLSGAIGEVLVATASGLAVAVPAFMVFYILRNRLQGSMHGLQEIVSSLFRKMPYEHLKDAHVGEEEFYAALPNWVAGGNDGAAVAVAV, from the coding sequence ATGATCCAGACTCTTCTCCGTGGTTTCGTCCGCCTCAGCGCCTGTGCGTTGCTCCTCGCTGGCAACCTCATGGTGGTAGCCCCGATGCACGCCCAGGAGCCCGCAGCCCCTGCTGCCGGTGAAGCCGCCGCCCCGGAAGTACATCAGCACACTCTGATGGATCGCTTTCGTGAAGGTGGCTGGGTGATGTACCCGCTCACCCTTTGCTCTGTCGCGCTGGTGTGGCTGACGGTGGACCTTTGGATGCGCACGGCGCTGAAGAACATGGCCCCTCCTGGACAGGTTAGCCAGGTGCAGGACCTGTTCCGCGCTGGTGACTATGTGGGCGCTTACCAGTTTGCCAAAAACAACAACTCCTACTTTGCCGATGTGAGCCGCGTGGGCCTGAGCTTTGTCGGGGAAGGGCAGAATGCCGTCGAAGAGGCCCTTTTCTCCGAGCTGAACAAGACCAACGCCACCATTCAGACCCGCATCAACTACCTTTCCGTGTTGGGTGTTTGCACACCGATGATCGGTCTGGTCGGCACGGTGACGGGGATGATGAGCGCTTTCGCCACCCTGGGTACCAGCGGTGTTGGTGACCCTTCCAAGCTCTCTGGCGCCATCGGTGAGGTGCTCGTCGCGACGGCCTCCGGTCTGGCCGTGGCTGTGCCTGCGTTCATGGTGTTCTACATTCTGCGCAACCGCCTTCAGGGTTCCATGCATGGTCTGCAGGAAATCGTCAGCTCCCTGTTCCGCAAGATGCCCTACGAGCATCTCAAGGACGCCCATGTCGGTGAAGAAGAATTCTACGCCGCACTGCCAAACTGGGTGGCCGGTGGCAATGATGGTGCCGCTGTTGCCGTGGCTGTTTAA